The following are encoded together in the bacterium genome:
- a CDS encoding IS630 family transposase — MVELTDEERQMLQKLISSGKGAARKIAHARILLKADSS, encoded by the coding sequence ATAGTTGAATTAACGGACGAAGAACGACAAATGTTGCAGAAACTAATTTCTTCAGGAAAGGGGGCAGCTCGAAAAATAGCCCACGCTCGAATATTACTAAAGGCTGACAGCAGTG
- a CDS encoding HEAT repeat domain-containing protein yields the protein MELVISKRLYLVFSGLLVLLVCMLFSCGQQSKEQEAAKNKEEKTTGLELIDKSKEQKVEAKEQPKIQSKKEINETESTLSQKEKKKIEKRALEIINRIEKLYVNFLEMILKEEKVKEKVKLVKELKEIDKEICRPILLNAIKDKKKNWIVRSVFISVLIEDLNIKDDEITNLLIEIANDPKEDILLQKGVTDTLQEDFGIKLPKAKLSDKEIEKKVKRLIKEINLVCMFMPNIYLAVGIAGFYGQDIEEIGGPAIPIVVREFAKRRNWKTRFYLGSLLERLVEIRDKEGYFLRHNTHTEYSNNVAQVLGKILENKRENMWIRLGAAKGLIAGGDKAIEPLVRVLRTIECEPSIPLDDEKSNQKEQMRENFCDSVLYSLGNLLENSEDKRLIEEAIDAIKDKLYDKNNSIQRSAVSALGGGGVFSKRARDILIDTLKNHESGDVKARVPGALANVYDHITDENEKERIVDALIEAATGGSLEVEGFKGIIPGHRNIFAIEMLGEIKAKKAVEPLIETLKDENGLIVDDAARALAKIGDKRAVEPLIEAFKKEDDWGTRQCIAIFSLSKFKDERVIRFLEKALFEPRNKMIKGELALALGDIGDKKTVDLLIEVLDDAIKDKDEMVTYGCSFALCKIGDKKAIPYVEKALKEGTWDYHKDWVVKELKKLKGN from the coding sequence ATGGAATTAGTAATCAGTAAGCGGTTGTATTTAGTCTTTAGTGGATTATTGGTATTGTTGGTCTGTATGCTTTTTAGCTGTGGACAGCAAAGCAAAGAGCAAGAGGCTGCTAAGAACAAAGAAGAAAAAACTACGGGCTTAGAGCTAATAGATAAAAGTAAAGAACAAAAAGTAGAGGCTAAAGAGCAACCTAAAATACAATCTAAAAAGGAAATTAATGAGACTGAATCTACACTTTCTCAAAAAGAAAAAAAGAAAATAGAAAAGAGAGCATTAGAGATTATTAATAGGATAGAGAAGTTATATGTGAATTTTTTAGAGATGATACTTAAAGAAGAGAAAGTGAAGGAAAAAGTGAAATTAGTAAAAGAATTAAAAGAAATAGATAAGGAGATATGTAGACCAATATTATTAAATGCTATTAAGGATAAGAAAAAAAACTGGATAGTTAGAAGTGTCTTTATATCCGTGTTAATAGAGGATCTAAATATAAAAGATGATGAAATAACTAACCTCTTAATAGAGATAGCAAATGACCCAAAAGAGGATATACTATTGCAAAAAGGTGTAACCGATACACTTCAGGAAGATTTTGGGATAAAACTTCCTAAAGCTAAACTTTCTGATAAGGAGATTGAGAAGAAAGTAAAAAGACTTATTAAAGAGATAAATTTGGTATGTATGTTTATGCCTAATATATATTTAGCCGTAGGGATAGCAGGGTTTTACGGGCAAGATATAGAAGAGATTGGGGGTCCTGCTATTCCTATCGTAGTAAGAGAATTTGCTAAGAGGAGAAATTGGAAGACAAGATTCTATTTAGGGAGCTTACTTGAAAGGTTGGTAGAAATCAGGGATAAAGAAGGATATTTTCTTAGACACAATACTCATACTGAATACAGCAACAATGTAGCTCAAGTTTTAGGGAAGATATTAGAGAATAAGAGGGAAAATATGTGGATAAGATTGGGAGCAGCAAAGGGGTTAATTGCAGGAGGAGATAAGGCTATTGAACCTCTGGTAAGGGTATTGAGAACTATCGAATGTGAGCCTTCTATCCCTTTAGATGATGAAAAGTCTAATCAAAAAGAGCAGATGAGGGAGAATTTCTGTGATAGTGTATTGTATTCATTAGGAAATTTATTAGAAAACTCAGAGGATAAAAGATTAATAGAAGAGGCAATAGATGCAATAAAGGATAAATTATATGATAAGAACAATTCGATTCAAAGAAGTGCTGTGAGTGCGTTGGGAGGGGGGGGTGTATTTAGTAAAAGAGCAAGAGATATATTAATAGATACTTTAAAGAATCATGAATCTGGAGATGTCAAAGCAAGAGTTCCAGGAGCTTTGGCAAATGTATATGATCATATTACAGACGAGAATGAAAAAGAGAGAATAGTGGATGCATTAATAGAGGCAGCCACTGGAGGTTCATTAGAGGTTGAAGGATTTAAGGGTATAATACCAGGTCATAGGAATATATTTGCTATTGAGATGTTAGGAGAGATAAAGGCGAAAAAAGCGGTCGAACCACTGATAGAGACGTTGAAGGATGAAAATGGATTAATCGTAGATGACGCAGCAAGAGCATTAGCAAAAATAGGTGATAAAAGGGCTGTGGAACCATTGATAGAGGCTTTTAAGAAAGAAGATGATTGGGGAACAAGACAATGCATAGCTATTTTTTCCTTAAGTAAGTTTAAAGATGAAAGAGTAATTAGATTTTTAGAAAAGGCATTATTTGAGCCAAGAAATAAGATGATTAAAGGAGAATTAGCACTTGCATTAGGTGACATTGGAGATAAAAAGACGGTTGATTTGTTAATAGAAGTATTGGATGATGCAATAAAGGATAAGGATGAAATGGTAACATATGGTTGTTCTTTTGCCCTATGTAAAATAGGGGATAAAAAGGCAATCCCATATGTAGAAAAGGCATTAAAGGAAGGAACATGGGATTATCACAAGGATTGGGTAGTAAAGGAATTAAAAAAATTAAAAGGTAACTAA